In a single window of the Micromonospora inositola genome:
- a CDS encoding ABC transporter permease, which produces MIKHFFSDTAVLLGRSLRHISRSPDTIITTAIMPIAFMLLFVYVFGGAIQTGSDKYVNYLLPGILLITVASGISYTAYRLFLDMKGGIFERFQSMPIARSSVLWAHVLTSLVANLISLAVVVLVALVMGFRSGAGVLDWFAVAGIMMLFTLALTWLAVIPGLTAKSVDGASAFSYPLIFLPFISSAFVPTASMPGPVRAFAENQPVTSIVNTIRDLYAQQQVGADIWIALAWCAGLLIVAYGVAMAIYHRKIS; this is translated from the coding sequence ATGATCAAGCATTTCTTCAGCGACACCGCCGTCCTGCTGGGCCGGTCCCTGCGCCACATCAGCCGCAGCCCGGACACCATTATCACAACCGCGATCATGCCGATCGCATTCATGCTGCTGTTCGTCTACGTATTCGGCGGCGCGATCCAGACCGGGTCGGACAAGTACGTGAACTACCTGCTGCCTGGCATCCTGCTCATCACCGTCGCCTCGGGCATCTCCTACACCGCATACCGGCTCTTCCTGGACATGAAGGGCGGCATCTTCGAGCGGTTCCAGTCCATGCCGATCGCACGCTCGTCCGTGCTGTGGGCGCACGTGCTGACCTCGCTGGTCGCCAACCTGATCTCGCTCGCGGTGGTTGTGCTGGTCGCCCTCGTCATGGGCTTCCGCTCGGGGGCCGGCGTGCTGGACTGGTTCGCGGTCGCCGGCATCATGATGCTGTTCACGCTGGCCCTGACGTGGCTCGCCGTCATCCCGGGCCTGACCGCGAAGTCCGTGGATGGCGCGAGCGCGTTTTCCTATCCGCTCATCTTCCTGCCGTTCATCAGCTCGGCCTTCGTACCCACGGCGAGCATGCCCGGGCCGGTGCGCGCCTTCGCCGAGAACCAGCCGGTGACGTCCATCGTCAACACGATCCGCGACTTGTACGCTCAGCAGCAGGTCGGCGCCGACATCTGGATCGCCCTCGCCTGGTGTGCCGGCCTCCTCATCGTCGCATATGGCGTCGCCATGGCCATCTACCATCGCAAGATCAGTTGA
- a CDS encoding ABC transporter ATP-binding protein translates to MSLQMTTEQVRGPAIQVQGLEKSYKELHVLRGVDFDVARGSIFALLGSNGAGKTTVVRILSTLLKPDAGTTSVNGFDVVTQAAKVRESISLTGQFAAVDEILSGRENLVLVARLRHLRDPGRIADDLLARFSLTDAATRKVSTYSGGMRRRLDIAMSLIGDPPVIFLDEPTTGLDPQARLEVWQAVRELARQGTTVLLTTQYLDEAEQLADRIAVLHKGRIIANGTLPELKQLLPPAKVEYVEKQPTLEDVFLAIVGDDGTDRKVGAASPDGTNN, encoded by the coding sequence ATGAGTCTTCAGATGACAACCGAGCAGGTCCGCGGGCCTGCGATCCAGGTCCAGGGCCTGGAGAAGTCATACAAGGAGCTGCACGTGCTGCGCGGCGTGGACTTCGACGTGGCGCGCGGCAGCATCTTCGCCCTGCTCGGCTCCAACGGGGCGGGCAAGACCACGGTCGTGAGGATCCTGTCCACGCTGCTCAAGCCGGACGCGGGGACGACCAGCGTCAACGGCTTCGATGTCGTCACGCAAGCGGCGAAGGTGCGGGAGTCCATCAGCCTGACGGGACAGTTCGCGGCCGTCGATGAGATCCTCAGCGGGCGGGAGAACCTGGTGCTGGTCGCCCGGTTGCGGCATCTGAGGGATCCGGGCCGGATCGCGGATGACCTGCTGGCCCGCTTCTCACTGACTGACGCGGCCACACGGAAGGTGTCGACGTACTCGGGCGGCATGCGCCGCCGCCTCGACATCGCGATGAGCCTCATCGGGGACCCGCCAGTGATCTTCCTCGATGAGCCGACGACCGGGCTCGATCCACAGGCGCGTCTCGAAGTGTGGCAGGCCGTCAGGGAACTCGCCAGGCAGGGCACGACGGTGCTGCTCACCACGCAGTACCTCGACGAGGCCGAACAGCTCGCCGACCGGATCGCGGTCCTCCACAAGGGGCGCATCATCGCGAACGGCACTCTCCCCGAGCTCAAGCAGCTGCTCCCGCCCGCCAAGGTCGAGTACGTCGAGAAGCAGCCGACCCTCGAGGACGTCTTCCTCGCCATCGTCGGCGACGACGGCACCGACAGAAAAGTAGGCGCCGCCAGCCCAGACGGCACGAACAACTAA
- a CDS encoding glycoside hydrolase family 3 N-terminal domain-containing protein, with protein sequence MPAPSRSAGLTRWQLAGQRIIYSYPGLTPPASLLRIIRAGEAAGVIFFGENIAGTAQISSVIAQLRRAQAQSPVHVPLLLMVDQEGGLIRRLSGAPALSEKRIGQAADPVAAAAAAGTGAGRTVAAVGMNVNLAPVLDVYSTAGNFIDQYQRSYSANPGTVASLGRAFITAQQRTGVAATAKHFPGLGWAATAQNTDTRPITLSQSLARLRGTDEFPYSAAVAIGVDLVMVSWAIYPALDPNRPAGLSPTVVRQELRGRIGFTGVTVTDALEAGALAHYGSTGQRAVAAATAGMDLILCSARDVSQGEAATAALVNAQTGGQLDSAGFIAAADRIADLRARLH encoded by the coding sequence GTGCCGGCGCCGAGCAGGTCGGCCGGCCTGACCAGGTGGCAACTGGCCGGGCAGCGGATCATCTACTCCTATCCCGGGTTGACACCACCGGCGAGCCTGTTGAGGATCATCCGCGCCGGTGAGGCCGCCGGGGTGATCTTCTTCGGGGAGAACATCGCCGGCACCGCCCAGATCAGCTCGGTGATCGCCCAGTTGCGACGAGCCCAGGCGCAAAGCCCGGTCCACGTGCCGCTGCTGCTGATGGTCGACCAGGAGGGTGGCCTGATCCGGCGGCTGTCGGGGGCGCCCGCGCTGTCGGAGAAGCGGATCGGCCAGGCCGCTGATCCGGTGGCCGCGGCGGCCGCGGCGGGCACCGGAGCCGGCCGCACCGTCGCCGCGGTGGGCATGAACGTAAACCTCGCCCCGGTTCTCGACGTCTACTCCACTGCGGGCAACTTCATCGACCAGTACCAGCGCTCCTACAGCGCGAACCCCGGCACCGTCGCGTCCCTGGGGCGGGCGTTCATCACCGCCCAGCAGCGCACCGGCGTGGCCGCCACCGCCAAGCACTTCCCCGGACTGGGATGGGCGGCAACGGCCCAGAACACCGACACCCGGCCGATCACCCTGTCCCAGTCGCTGGCCAGGTTGCGCGGCACCGACGAGTTCCCGTACTCAGCCGCCGTCGCCATCGGCGTCGACCTCGTCATGGTGTCCTGGGCCATCTACCCGGCGCTGGACCCGAACCGCCCAGCCGGCCTGTCGCCGACCGTGGTCAGGCAGGAACTGCGCGGCCGCATTGGGTTCACCGGGGTGACCGTCACCGACGCCCTGGAAGCCGGTGCGCTGGCTCACTACGGCAGCACCGGCCAGCGCGCGGTCGCCGCCGCGACCGCCGGCATGGACCTCATCCTGTGCTCCGCCCGTGACGTCAGCCAGGGCGAAGCCGCCACCGCCGCGCTGGTCAACGCCCAGACCGGGGGCCAGCTCGACTCCGCCGGCTTCATCGCCGCGGCGGATCGGATCGCCGACCTGCGGGCCCGTCTCCACTGA
- a CDS encoding ArsR/SmtB family transcription factor, translated as MPSAFKWDQVVVVMDEPWQPTVIYPVRGSGTLWQQLSGTPDAALGRLIGRTRAALLIGLTEPATTTTLVHRHALAPATVSEHLTVLRDAGFIIGERHRHEIRYRRSALGTAAVDRRS; from the coding sequence ATGCCCAGCGCGTTCAAGTGGGACCAGGTGGTTGTGGTGATGGACGAGCCGTGGCAGCCCACCGTGATCTATCCCGTCCGCGGGTCCGGCACACTCTGGCAGCAGCTCAGCGGCACGCCCGACGCCGCACTGGGTCGCCTGATCGGGCGGACCCGGGCCGCGCTGCTGATCGGGCTGACCGAACCCGCGACGACGACCACGCTCGTCCACCGGCACGCTCTCGCCCCGGCCACCGTCTCGGAACACCTGACGGTGCTGCGCGACGCCGGGTTCATCATCGGCGAACGCCACCGGCACGAGATCCGCTACCGGCGTTCGGCGCTGGGCACCGCCGCGGTCGACCGGCGGTCTTGA
- a CDS encoding tetratricopeptide repeat protein — protein sequence MTSQSEISADWERRVAEAWATMDSFAEDDFVSRIGELAAELPADSAVGLFERACAWDSTGHSDLAVPLYRQALQAGLNGLRRRRTIIQMSSSLRNLGRAGESVALLTAERDAGSDELDDAVAGFLALALVDVGRDREAVALALGALAPHLARYQRSMGNYARLLVERDPA from the coding sequence GTGACCAGCCAGAGCGAGATCAGCGCCGACTGGGAGCGGCGGGTCGCCGAGGCGTGGGCGACGATGGACAGCTTCGCCGAGGACGACTTCGTCAGTCGGATCGGCGAGCTCGCCGCTGAACTACCCGCCGACAGCGCGGTCGGCCTGTTCGAGCGCGCCTGCGCGTGGGACTCGACCGGGCACTCCGATCTGGCTGTCCCGCTCTACCGGCAGGCACTGCAGGCTGGGCTCAACGGGCTGCGGCGGCGCCGGACGATCATCCAGATGTCCAGCTCGCTGCGCAACCTCGGTCGCGCCGGGGAGAGCGTGGCGCTCCTGACGGCCGAACGGGACGCCGGTAGCGACGAGCTCGACGACGCGGTCGCGGGGTTCCTGGCTCTGGCGCTGGTCGACGTCGGGCGCGACCGGGAGGCCGTCGCGCTGGCGCTGGGCGCACTCGCCCCGCACCTGGCGCGTTACCAGCGGTCGATGGGCAATTATGCCCGGCTGCTCGTCGAGCGGGACCCGGCGTAG